In the genome of Asterias amurensis chromosome 16, ASM3211899v1, one region contains:
- the LOC139948578 gene encoding protein Abitram-like, with protein sequence MAAPMESEMSVGCNVNPETKHPLQPNQREYPTVVERYYTAGYIADMNGNSCEDFCILKHSNKVCLVTVARGHPILQPNKEIVRVDFQVGSNTNRMQNKVSGKRKKGGQWLNQTAQLCKVHCSDDSSYTMYSCINAKLIEANATLLDHPELIQSKPGTEGYIAIVLPKLGGCDQQMEKLLTLDDYEAVLKARLETSGGHSESEGGNVESKE encoded by the exons ATGGCGGCCCCCATGGAAAGCGAAATGAGTGTCGGCTGCAACGTCAACCCTGAAACAAAACATCCTCTGCAACCGAACCAACGTGAATATCCCACTGTAGTTGAGAGGTATTACACAGCTGGCTATATAGCAG ATATGAATGGCAACTCATGTGAAGATTTCTGCATcttaaaacattcaaacaa AGTCTGCCTGGTAACAGTGGCAAGAGGTCATCCCATTCTACAGCCTAACAAAGAGATAGTTAGAGTGGATTTCCAAGTTGGCTCAAACACCAATAGAATGCAAAACAAAGTCTCCGGTAAAAGAAAGAAG GGCGGTCAATGGCTGAACCAAACAGCACAGCTGTGTAAAGTACATTGCTCTGACGACAGTTCTTACACCATGTACAGCTGTATCAATGCTAAACTCATCGAGGCCAATGCTACGCTGTTGGACCATCCAGAACTTATACAAAGCAAG CCCGGCACTGAGGGCTACATCGCCATCGTCCTACCCAAGCTCGGTGGGTGTGACCAACAAATGGAGAAACTCCTCACCCTGGACGATTACGAGGCTGTCTTGAAAGCGAGGCTTGAGACAAGTGGAGGTCACAGTGAATCAGAGGGAGGAAACGTCGAGAGTAAAGAATGA
- the LOC139948966 gene encoding uncharacterized protein: MSSSRTSCRGENHRSTMPGLRRSVSYRELRQSLPAFLGGAVVATVVLLAFVGLHRPAGPERRRRPTTLQLPEEHQCPECPESECPRCQEKDKVFMVPKTLKAFLGRHWDVMKESAVVIARTQMKSVPSYVVSLHPTERDPDISHSLIERGGWQEPLIVRMCKEMNKAPSDAFFVDIGAYVGTLALGLSACGHKVIVFEPMTRNTFLLKESVFLNQLSTDRFTIHNMAVGNFNGRACFSASSSNQGDGRFVSGGDDSHLCASHENAVQMIRLQDVLKEDTRIWTLHIDAQGFEAAVLAGAEAILTGTNPPQYLHVKLGQPYSKETMAVTRGLVETLGWLKDIGYSLRDTDNEPIRDVSKFVWQLGHESTYVLGIHGVK; this comes from the exons ATGTCAAGCAGCAGAACGTCCTGCCGGGGTGAGAATCACAGATCAACCATGCCCGGGTTACGGCGCTCCGTGAGCTACCGAGAACTTCGCCAGTCGCTCCCCGCGTTCCTCGGTGGTGCCGTTGTCGCCACCGTGGTGCTACTAGCGTTCGTCGGACTCCATCGACCCGCGGGGCCGGAGAGGAGACGACGACCCACCACCCTCCAGCTCCCTGAGGAGCATCAGTGTCCGGAGTGCCCGGAGTCAGAATGCCCGAGATGTCAAGAGAAGGATAAGGTGTTTATGGTGCCGAAGACTCTGAAGGCTTTTCTTGGAAGACATTGGGATGTTATGAAGGAGAGTGCGGTTGTCATTGCAAGGACTCAAATGAAATC TGTTCCGAGTTACGTCGTATCCCTTCACCCTACGGAGAGAGATCCGGATATAAGTCACAGCCTGATCGAGAGAGGTGGGTGGCAGGAACCGCTCATTGTGCGCATGTGCAAAGAGATGAACAAAGCACCAAGTGATGCTTTCTTTGTCGATATTGGCGCTTATGTTG GTACCCTGGCTCTAGGTCTCTCAGCATGCGGCCATAAAGTGATAGTCTTCGAGCCGATGACACGAAATACATTCTTACTCAAAGAAAGTGTTTTCCTCAACCAGTTGTCCACAGACCGGTTCACAATACACAACATGGCGGTCGGCAACTTCAACGGAAGGGCCTGCTTTTCAGCGAGTTCAAGCAACCAGGGTGACGGCCGGTTTGTCTCGG GTGGAGACGACTCACATCTATGTGCGTCTCACGAGAACGCAGTACAGATGATCCGTCTACAAGACGTCCTCAAGGAAGACACCCGCATCTGGACCCTTCACATCGACGCACAGGGCTTCGAAGCAGCCGTCTTGGCCGGGGCAGAGGCGATCCTCACCGGTACCAACCCGCCCCAGTACCTCCACGTCAAGCTGGGCCAGCCGTACAGCAAGGAGACAATGGCCGTCACCCGTGGGTTGGTGGAGACGCTGGGATGGCTGAAAGACATCGGCTACTCGTTGAGGGATACCGACAACGAACCGATCAGGGATGTGTCTAAGTTTGTCTGGCAATTAGGACATGAGTCGACTTACGTCTTGGGAATTCATGGAGTAAAATGA